From the genome of Candidatus Kapaibacterium sp., one region includes:
- a CDS encoding LysE family transporter, giving the protein MVTAVVSSLAGVVVGVLVALPAVGPVTITVVQNSLLRGRQAGLHTAAGAGLVDALLCFVALLATGAISNMLNFLGAHPIFSLSLQLLFVAVIVVYGVIQLQQPRPVTWPRAIPAPPAAVWSLQQRGAFFVGAGMALMNIASPTFTSTLAYVGLLAHEFRLVSPGDPWSIGAFALGFGLGNFLWLQLLASGIHHFRQRLNQEALERLYRLVGVVLIGVGTMLGIRVLATTRWHDIFRLLPAF; this is encoded by the coding sequence ATGGTCACAGCGGTCGTCTCAAGCCTCGCTGGGGTTGTTGTTGGAGTCTTGGTGGCGTTACCGGCTGTTGGACCAGTAACGATTACCGTTGTGCAGAATAGTCTGCTCCGAGGCCGCCAAGCTGGATTGCATACTGCGGCTGGAGCAGGCTTGGTGGATGCCCTGCTCTGCTTTGTGGCCCTCCTTGCAACGGGTGCTATCAGCAACATGCTGAACTTCCTGGGAGCGCATCCCATCTTCTCACTCTCGCTCCAGCTTCTGTTCGTTGCTGTCATCGTCGTCTACGGCGTTATTCAACTCCAGCAGCCTCGACCGGTTACGTGGCCTCGAGCTATTCCGGCACCGCCGGCTGCCGTCTGGTCGTTGCAGCAGCGCGGAGCGTTCTTTGTCGGCGCCGGCATGGCACTCATGAACATCGCCAGCCCTACCTTCACTTCTACGCTGGCGTACGTTGGCCTCCTGGCCCATGAGTTCAGGCTTGTCTCCCCAGGCGACCCTTGGAGCATCGGTGCTTTCGCCCTCGGCTTTGGATTGGGGAACTTCCTCTGGCTACAGCTTCTGGCTTCCGGTATCCACCACTTTCGCCAGCGGTTGAATCAGGAAGCATTGGAGCGCCTCTACCGGTTGGTCGGAGTCGTCCTCATCGGTGTCGGCACGATGTTGGGAATTCGAGTGCTGGCAACAACCCGGTGGCACGACATCTTCCGCTTGCTCCCCGCCTTTTAG
- the rsgA gene encoding ribosome small subunit-dependent GTPase A: MAARWDEHSKGRHRTAIKPVKQKPLSHPPQQGRVMEGTGRWWLVEPEQAPETLVECSIAGTVVVHHGDSTLVAVGDLVEFILTDKQAPSGLPQGMIVSIHNRRTKLTRYRRREGQEQVITSNVDQLVILHAAAEPRYDRFLIDRYLIAAQRGELTPILCINKLDLGSLEQLSEDLRYYSERLGVQLILCSARTGAGIDRLREVLQDKISVFSGPSGVGKSTLTNLLLGMEEQVVGKISHKLQRGRHVTTMARMFRLPQGGYIVDTPGIQDLTIWELTRDELPAYFDDFSLWAQECTYQPCSHTHEPQCAVRAAVERGEIPAWRYEHYCRLWQSLPKYEYEWRRGRR, encoded by the coding sequence ATGGCAGCCCGATGGGACGAGCACTCAAAGGGCCGACACCGAACCGCCATTAAACCCGTCAAGCAAAAGCCTCTCTCTCACCCACCACAGCAGGGCCGTGTCATGGAGGGGACAGGACGATGGTGGCTAGTGGAGCCAGAACAAGCACCAGAGACGCTAGTGGAATGTAGCATCGCCGGAACCGTCGTGGTGCACCATGGAGACTCAACACTCGTTGCCGTCGGTGATCTCGTAGAGTTCATCCTCACCGACAAGCAAGCCCCTAGTGGGCTGCCACAGGGCATGATCGTCTCCATCCACAATCGCCGTACAAAGCTGACCCGGTACCGCCGCCGCGAGGGACAAGAACAGGTCATCACCAGCAACGTTGACCAGCTCGTCATCCTCCACGCTGCGGCCGAACCGAGATACGATCGCTTCCTCATTGACCGTTACCTCATTGCCGCGCAGCGGGGCGAGCTAACCCCAATTCTCTGCATCAACAAGCTGGATCTGGGCTCGCTGGAACAGCTCTCAGAGGACCTACGGTACTACAGCGAACGGCTTGGTGTGCAGCTCATCCTCTGCAGTGCGCGAACTGGGGCTGGAATTGACCGCCTGAGAGAAGTGCTTCAAGACAAGATCTCCGTCTTCTCAGGTCCTTCCGGAGTTGGCAAATCCACGCTCACGAACCTGCTCCTGGGCATGGAAGAGCAAGTCGTTGGCAAAATCAGCCACAAGCTGCAGCGCGGTCGCCATGTCACCACCATGGCGCGCATGTTTCGGCTCCCTCAGGGCGGTTACATCGTCGACACGCCAGGTATTCAGGACCTGACAATCTGGGAACTGACGCGCGACGAACTGCCAGCCTACTTCGACGATTTCTCCCTATGGGCACAGGAATGCACCTACCAGCCCTGCAGTCACACCCACGAACCTCAGTGCGCAGTGCGAGCCGCTGTTGAGCGGGGAGAGATACCAGCATGGCGTTATGAACACTACTGCCGCCTGTGGCAGAGCCTCCCTAAGTACGAGTATGAGTGGCGTCGAGGACGACGCTGA
- a CDS encoding sodium:solute symporter family protein, with protein sequence MASRTTLMLLGLHWLDLLVIGIYIFSVLWIGYRLRRRQRSQEEFFLAGRRLRTIVQFFLSFGNATNADQAIAISREVYRQGLGGMWIQYLVLFLTPFYWFIATLYRRARIVTLSDFFVERFRSPFLAALFASFTLVMAIVGGAVSFVITGKTIAALLLKPEAAWTAEERRQVELFTEYQRLRQRPLEELSAAERQRLEELHELAESGQLRGVISWVEPSTIYLSFAAIVALYTLLGGFAAAAWTNVLQGLLIIAFSVLLVPAGLAAVGGFTGLRQRLPEHFFAVFGEATLTDYGPLTVLAMSVANLVSIIAAAPLVTIAGSAQDERAARLGLLGGMFAKRLIMLFWALVGLIGAALFAGRIHDPELLWGLLMREFLAPGLLGLMLIGMVAANMSTMDTNALTYAALFVRNLYAPLVPKRSERHYVLVGRIVVLLTLFGAAGVAIWVNNVLDLFKYFITLPAIFGAPIWLGFLWRRLTRTAVIIQVLVCLVLYIGIPHLFPVLPWTRAHPALTVETAARTAVVHRPATAEDVQQGRAQRIGERLAQTVLIPPTGVFFETVVQENPADPNSRRIGQGRFHAELWVLSWFGLDLQQWSKAELNAARFAFDALFPFVLLFLFSLLTRPSSDAAVRQFFLRLRVPVQPTPEADRQALEDAAQRPERWEAQKLFPGSAWEIGKPSWEDVLGFGGAWLVVGLLLAALWGLAALGR encoded by the coding sequence GTGGCGTCGAGGACGACGCTGATGCTACTTGGGCTTCACTGGTTGGACCTCTTGGTCATCGGCATCTACATCTTCTCGGTGCTCTGGATCGGATATCGCTTAAGGAGGCGGCAGCGGAGCCAGGAGGAATTCTTCTTGGCAGGGCGTCGCCTCCGGACGATAGTCCAGTTCTTCCTCAGCTTCGGCAATGCGACGAATGCAGACCAAGCCATCGCTATCAGCCGTGAAGTCTACCGCCAGGGTCTTGGCGGCATGTGGATCCAGTATCTGGTGCTCTTCCTCACCCCGTTCTACTGGTTCATCGCCACCCTCTACCGTCGGGCGCGGATTGTGACGCTCAGCGACTTCTTCGTCGAGCGCTTCCGAAGCCCTTTCCTGGCCGCCCTCTTTGCCTCATTTACGCTCGTGATGGCCATCGTTGGCGGAGCCGTGAGCTTCGTCATCACTGGCAAGACGATAGCGGCGCTCCTGCTGAAGCCTGAGGCTGCTTGGACGGCCGAAGAACGCCGACAGGTGGAACTCTTCACGGAATATCAACGCTTACGCCAGCGGCCATTGGAGGAGCTCTCCGCGGCCGAACGCCAGCGCTTAGAGGAGCTCCACGAGCTAGCGGAGAGCGGTCAACTCCGAGGGGTCATCTCGTGGGTAGAGCCATCCACGATCTACCTCTCGTTTGCTGCTATTGTTGCACTCTACACGCTCCTCGGAGGATTTGCCGCTGCCGCTTGGACGAACGTACTGCAGGGGCTGCTCATCATCGCCTTCTCCGTCCTCCTGGTGCCTGCTGGACTTGCTGCAGTTGGCGGCTTTACAGGTCTCCGTCAGCGGCTACCCGAGCATTTCTTTGCCGTGTTTGGAGAGGCGACGCTGACGGACTACGGTCCGCTCACCGTGCTCGCCATGTCTGTGGCGAACCTTGTCTCCATCATTGCGGCGGCTCCGCTAGTGACAATTGCTGGCTCAGCCCAAGATGAGCGGGCTGCGCGATTGGGGCTTCTCGGAGGCATGTTCGCCAAGCGCCTGATCATGCTCTTCTGGGCCCTCGTCGGACTCATTGGAGCGGCGCTCTTCGCTGGCCGCATCCACGATCCAGAGCTCCTCTGGGGGCTGCTCATGCGGGAGTTCCTCGCCCCCGGCCTCCTGGGACTGATGCTCATAGGGATGGTAGCTGCGAATATGTCAACGATGGACACCAACGCACTCACCTACGCTGCTCTCTTCGTGCGCAACCTCTACGCACCCTTGGTACCGAAGCGCTCGGAGCGCCACTACGTCCTCGTCGGGCGAATCGTGGTGCTACTCACTCTCTTCGGCGCGGCTGGTGTCGCAATCTGGGTCAACAACGTGCTGGACCTGTTCAAGTACTTCATCACCCTCCCGGCCATCTTCGGAGCCCCGATTTGGCTTGGCTTCCTCTGGCGACGGCTGACGCGAACGGCGGTGATCATCCAGGTGCTCGTCTGCCTGGTGCTGTACATCGGCATCCCCCACCTCTTCCCTGTGCTCCCCTGGACCCGAGCGCATCCGGCATTGACAGTGGAGACGGCCGCACGCACCGCCGTTGTTCACCGTCCGGCAACGGCAGAGGATGTCCAGCAGGGGCGAGCACAGCGGATTGGAGAGCGGCTTGCCCAGACTGTGCTCATCCCGCCGACTGGAGTCTTCTTTGAGACCGTCGTCCAGGAGAATCCAGCCGATCCCAACTCCCGCCGCATCGGACAGGGGCGCTTCCATGCCGAGCTGTGGGTGCTATCGTGGTTCGGACTGGACTTGCAGCAGTGGAGCAAAGCTGAGCTGAACGCTGCCCGTTTCGCCTTCGACGCACTCTTCCCGTTCGTGCTCCTGTTCCTCTTCAGCCTCCTGACCCGCCCTTCCTCCGATGCAGCTGTGCGGCAGTTCTTCCTCCGGCTCCGCGTGCCCGTCCAGCCAACACCGGAAGCAGATCGGCAAGCGCTGGAAGACGCCGCCCAGCGTCCTGAGCGATGGGAGGCACAGAAGCTGTTCCCAGGTTCAGCATGGGAGATCGGGAAGCCATCTTGGGAAGATGTCCTCGGATTCGGTGGAGCATGGCTCGTCGTCGGACTCCTCTTGGCAGCTCTCTGGGGGCTTGCTGCCTTGGGACGGTAG